The genomic region ggcgtaccttctaccacgactccccccctacagagactcctcggctgcccgtcctcagcctgccctacactgaggagatctactctctccgccgccctcttcacactctcaactgcaggctgatctttcgccaggtgaacactctccgccgtaacctggtccacaccagcccaccctcttcctcgaaggtgggcacctatgctattccttgtacctcctgtgacaaacagtactttggtgagacgggcgccagtctcactaagcgcctgtctcaacataagtacgctgtttccagggggcacaacaacaacgctctcttctgccatcagtgggatacaggccatgtgatggactggtcagcggcgcgaattatctttccttccgctgacgtccacgcccgcagactggtggaatcttcccttattaagctgcttcccaatttcaacctgaacagcggcttttctcctgctgacagtctcctcgcttcccacatccttcgccttctcccgaatgctggccacccttcacacagtccgcccgaccctcccgacctgatctgacctcccttcgtttccgttcgtctgtcctcacctgccccgtgtctccgcgttgcctttcctctctctgtcttataccccctcctcttccttgcctcctcagacctgaagatggaatccaggtggattccgaaactgtagtctctttttcaattaaatttagttttacagtgtgggtttttatgccacatatatatatatatatatatatatatatatatatatatatggaatccaggtggattccgaaactgtagtctctttttcaattaaatttagttttacagtgtgggtttttataccacatatatatatatatatatatatatatatatatatgtgtgtgtgtgtgtgtgtgtgtgtctgtgtgaatatatatatatatatatatatatatatatatatatatatatatcatacacacacacacacatacacacacacacacacacacacacacacacacacacacacatatatatgtgtgtgtgtgtgtgtgtatgtgttagtgggtgtgtgtataagtatacatatatatatatatatatatatatatatatatatatatatatatatatttatatacacacacaaacacaaacacacacacacacactcagacacacacacacacacacacacacatacacacacacacacatatatatatatatgtgtgtgtgtgtgtgtgtgtgtgtgtgtgtgtgtgttgtttgtgtttgtgtttgtgtgtgtgtttatatatatatacttatactcacaCCCActgacatatatacctatatatagacaagaatgtggtcaatctccttggccacagtacccgtatcactataccatgccCAGTGATGCGGGCTgaagcgctgataccaggagccagaaatcctcattctctggaacttagcaaagtcccggaggagGAGGCTCTGCTctctgctgggatcagctcccgagccatgggggccgacagacatctcatagccagctcgatcacagccggatgccGCAATGAAGTCATCCAGGACAATGCGTATGTCTCGCTGGTggcaattgtctgccatggatgtgagtttggtgtagaacgtctctttcacatcgagtttgccaACATCGGTAGGAgggtacacagcaataagagacatgaagctaaaagctagcttcagtctcaatgccataatacactcatcaaccggtgttacctctactaccgagggttggagtcggATGGAGATGGtaaccatcgctgcggcccgaccagtattAGGTATTTAGGTGTGACTGAtggtgccgctgccaggtcttctcacctccaagagggcagccactTCGACTCCTAACCGCTTcaattcccttgatagcagaggtaaccgctcgtcctgccgcaTGTACCGGTTGTTCCTAGCGCCTACCCAGATAgctagctcgcctgaggttaagcctcgggcggtCGCTCCGGGATTacgccacctctgccatcccCGCCACCATAGGGTtaggacactgctgagaagggacaaggaacagttcatctggaaccttgctgaggagattgaaggccatttcttggtaaatgaccttcgccctgcctaccacgccctaagaaaactgaactctaagccctccttgcagatgactgcagtccactcagtggactgcagtattttgagcagctgtaccaggtagaccctccaacagttagcttggatacagttggtatcacaatacctgtgccagacccgcCCATTATTGAGGAACCTCCTCTGACTGCAGTTAGGATGGCAATTTTCAAGCTAAAGTGTGGGAAAACCGCAGACATATGTAATGTCCCTGCTAAACTGctggaagggaaaatgagatcGTTGggactaccgtggcattacactggtCAGTATACCAGTCAAGGTTTACTCCcgcattcttctgaaacagatctgcAACCACCTACCAAGGCACCAGAAACCCGAGCAATTTGGAttaactcctggtaagtccacaatagagtgtatcctagcgcttcaagtaattgtggaatgccgcTGCGAGTTTGGTCATGGGTTGCctacagcctacatcgacctcaaaaaggcgtttgactcggtgcatcaagaatcccaatgggagattctgagacttaggagaATTCCGACATGGATTATTGTTCTAATGGCAAGAATATATACCGGTACtgtaagtgctgtaaagtgtggtgggggcctgtcgaactacccaaagtcagtgtggagcaacactgggcaatattaaggtcttataccttgactttgccgatgatgttgttatcctatctgagtccctggaatcACAGGTGGCGGCACTTGATGCATATAGTAATGAGGTGAAGTCCTTGGGCCtataggtctcctggaccaagaccaagattcaggactttgtgggagaacctgttcagtcaatccatgcttgcagtgaggacgctgaagtcacagagagcttttcataccttggtagtgtagtccatatctctgggctgtcagaccaagaagtcagtaaacGGATTGGTCTCGCAGCAGGAGTCACGAACTCAATCAACAAACACATGTCATTACCTCTattgaagcgaaacctggacgctatctagtgccttggagtctcgtcttgatgccttttgtaacaagtctctttgccggatcatggggtgcaGTTGGCAAGAACAAGTGTCCAACCGTCatctacaccgtgagactggcatgggatctgttacttgcataatctgggaccaccaactcaggctatatggtcacctagctcgtttccatgtggatgaccccacccatcaggttgtctctctgctaGACAAACCATGGTGGAGGAGGcacgtgggacgacctaggagatcGTGGGTTGGGCaactcgacgagacctgccgcgaggagttagagatgagcCGAGGGCCTGTCTGGAGACTGTctggaccctcgtggctggaagggaagggtggatgcggccatgcgaccccgtcggcgttagccccttgatgatgataatgatatataaatatgtgtgtgtgtgtgtgtgtgtgtgtgtgtgtgtgtgtgtgtacatataatataatatatatatcacagaatcGTTCTGGGTAAataaacggaaaagaaaatacaaaagtaaGTGAAAACATTTATTTCGTAGGTTGGTGTTTGCATGGAAGAAATTTAATTTCTTGCAGTATTGTTAAATATCATGAGAATGGTTCATGGTTAATAGTCAAGAAAATAGATGTGGTAGACATTAAGGTCACAGTCCTAGTATCATTAGATGCGCAACGATCCAAATAATTCACATTCGTTTTTCGCTTCCGTACCTAAAATAATGATCAAGACATGTAATCTTTAATTACTGATTCCATCATAGACACTTGGGAATGTATAAGTGGCCGCTGAGGTGTACTCGTCTTTTCTTTAACAAAATGACAGACCATGGCGAAACTTAATCCAATGACTTAAACTACCAAAACTACTAAATTGTTCATTATTTAgatgtttgtttatcatttttttgaaGCTTATAAATAATGAAGTTTCATAATAACTAATGAATGTTGTTGATAATTACATGTGAATCTTAACATTCCTTTTCCAACTTTCCTAATCTTAGTCAAGTTTAATTGGATTTACTTTCCATAGCCATTTCCGTCGCGAGAACCGCCCTTCGACGCACCCAAGTTGAAGTTTATCGTCGCCGTACCGCTTGCGGAGCCACGTGAGGAACCATACCCTCCAGCGCTAGTACTAGCCGATGGCCGGTAACCGCCACCGCCGGACCCGCCGGGGGAGTTATGGCCaacgaatgaggaggaggaggaggtgtgaccgccgaaggaggagctggagaaggaACTCACATCAGGCCTCGCCCGAACGCCCAAGGCAAGGACCCCGATCAACAGCACCACCAGCACGAATTTCTGGAAAAGCAAATTAAGTGAGTTGTTGCCTCCAAAGGAGCGTCGACTGTACGCACGACTTGACTTCAGTGTCAGGAGAGAGGGGTTTACCATCGTGAGAAATCCCTCGCAGAAGTGCCGATGAGTCCTTAACGAGGGCTTTTATAGCGCTGGCTTCCCTTCACTCCCGTCTCATACGCCTGCGCCCTCCTGTCGCTTCACCTTCACTAGATTATGATTCAGCAAAGTGACTTATGGTCGTCCACTTTCAATTGAATAGAGGAGCAAATATtatacttttacttttctttttccttaagaAATTATTTACCCACCAAAAAGTATGTAAATTACATTATACAATAtgctatatacatgaataattttATGATCAGTGTCGGTGTACATTATAAAATGAATCAGCAAGAGCCCACGGATCATCCGTCGATAATGTAACATATATTTTCAACGCAATTTTCCTTTTACCATAAAAAACAATTCTATCAATTtacctatttgtctgtatgtatacagacatttattctctgtctgttacctactgtctgattgtctgtctttctgtctgtctgtctcaaactctctctctctctctctctctctctctatctctctctctctctctctctctctctctctctctctctctctctctctctctctctctctctctctctctctctctctctctctctcttcctctctctcacctttgacGCCAGCTCATGGATTTctttgatttcttattttttaaactaTATTGTCTGTTTATGAATTAAATATGTCATCCACaacgaaaaaataaatcaatgttatgtatatttacgtgGCGGTTACTCTTGCTGATCTAGATCTAGGTACCCCAAAGAATGAAAATTGGAAGTATGTGTTGAGTTggtttctttattatatatatatatatatatatatatatatatatatatatatatatatacatacacacacacacacacacacacacacacacacacacacacacacacacacatacacacacacacgcacatacacacacacacacacacacacacacacacacacacacacacatacacatacacacgcacatacacacacacacacacacacatgtatatatatagatagatagatagatagatagatagatacaacatacacgtgtaaatatatgtttatgtacattgtacgttattatatgtatgttatattggCCATATACAGCAcgaatatatcttatgtatatatatatatatatatatatatatatatatatatatatatatatatatatatgtatatattagtatatatatatatatatatatatatatatatataaatgtatgtatgtatatatgaatatattaatataaaaaatatatatatatatacatatatatatatttatttatatattcaaatatatatatacatatatatatatatatatatatatatatatatatatatatatatatatatttgtatatttatacatatatatagaatatattaatataaatatatacatatatatatatatatatatatatatatatatatatttatatttatatagtcatatatacataaatatatatatatatatatatatatatatatatacatatacatatatatataaatatatattaatatatatatatatatatatgtgtgtgtgtgtgtgtgtgtgtgtgtgtgtgtgtgtgtgtgtgtgtgtgtgtgtgtgtgattgtgtgggtgaatatatatatatatatatatatatatatatatatatatatatgtatatatgtgtgtgtgtgtgtgtatgtgtgtgtgtgtgtgtgtgtatgtatatagagatatttgtataaagataaatatatacacttaatatatatatatatatatatatatatatatatatatatatatataacaatcccccctgaccaggcctcgagctGGAGCTACTTAGATCCttgttgcacacttcttttagtgggtcgtgtggcatggttggcttTGTATTAATCCTCAGgtttcatatccggagtgacctaggttcgaggcctagtctgagattattgttttatatctatatcaatgcggcattacattattccatctttcatatatatacacatcagtacatctgacttcggtttcggatTTCTAAATCTTTTTAAATCTTTTGGGGAGatttgtaaaacctcgctatcattactcatatataagtagataggtaatgtctacggAGCTAGTTAGATACTATTTGTACACTCCTTTTAATGGGTCGTGTGACAGGTTTTGGTCAATACTGGACCtcaggtttcatacccggagtgacctaggttcgaggccaagtgtgggaggattgttatatatatatatatatatatatatatatatatatatatatatatatatatatatatatgcatatatatatatatgcaaaatcacacacacagatacacacacacactcacacacacacacactcacacactcacacacacacacacacacacacacacacacacacacacacacatatatatatatatatatatatatatatatatatatatatgtgtgtgtgtgtgtgtgtgtgtgtgtgtgtgtgtgtgtgtgtgtatatatatatatatatatatatatatatatgtgtgtgtgtgtgtgtgtgtgtgtgtgtgtgtgtgtgtgtgtatatatatcattcgtagCCTTACGTCAGCGCGCCGCAGATCCGGCAGCGGGAGAGGCGCGGTGTTCCCTTTCGACGGGGCGTGATGCGGCTTCGGTCTGTCTAGTACAAGGATGGATATTGGTGCTCGCCTTATTCATGTTTATTGCCTCTCTCTcggtttattctctcttttttattgatagatatgtattactgtgttattatttgcatcatttgtttattcgtttatttacatGACTCAGATAACTACATTTTGTTATGTATTATCAGATCCAATATGTATAGAACCTCCTTGGGACAATCAAATTGCATTCGATTTGTGACAATAAACAGCATTTCTCCGCAACCGTTAGTGATCAGCACTGAAGTGAGGCATAATTCTCCAACGGTGCCTGTTGTCCGTTGCGGTTGCATGGCCTTTTTGTGTACGATGTGATTCAGCTGCTTGCGGTGAGGGCTGATGAAAAGAGATGCTCTCGTCTTGCGTCACACTACGGTCAGCAGTGTCAGTTACTCTGAACGGAATCagtgatacagaaagagaaagagtatatgCACTCACAGTGAGTCGAGGTGAATGACACTTTCAAACGCATTGAATAATTTATTACAAATGTGTTGAGTATAGCATCGAcccagaaaaaaatcatatttgacAAACTGAATAAACAATACATCAAAAGGTTCATTTTCCGTAGCCGCCTCCGCTGCCTCCGCTGGAGCCGCCATGTCCTCCGCCGTTGCCTCCGTTATTTCCTCCGTTGGAGCCGCCATAAGCTCCGCCGTTGCCTCTGTTATTTCCCCCGTTGAAACCTCCGTTGGAGCCGCCATAACCACCGCCGTTGCCTCCGTTATTTCCTCCGTTGGAGCCGCCATAAGCTCCGCCGTTGCCTCCGTTATTTCCCCCGTTGGAGCCGCCGTAACTACCGCCGTTGCCTCCGTTATTTCCCCCGTTGGAGCCGCCGTAACTACCGCCGTTGCCTCCGTTATTTGCCCCGTTGAAGCCTCCGTTGGAGCCGCCATAAGCTCCGCCGTTGCCTCCGTTATTTCCTCCGTTGGAGCCGCCATGTCCTCCGCCGTTGCCTCCGTTAATTCCCACGTTGAAGCCTCCGTTGGAGCCGCCATAACCACCGCTGTTCCCTCCGTTATTTCCCCCGTTGAAGCCTCCGCTGGAGCCGCCATAACCACCGCCGTTGCCTCCGTTATTTCCCCCGTTGAAGCCTCCGTTGGAGCCGCCATAACCACCGCCGTTGCCTCCGTTATTTCCCCCGTTGAAGCCTCCGTTGGAGCCGCCATAACCACCGCCGTTGCCTCTGTTATTTCCCCCGTTGAAACCTCCGTTGGAGCCGCCATAACCACCGCCGTTGCCTCCGTTATTTCCTCCGTTGGAGCCGCCATAACCACCGCCGTTGCCTCCGTTATTTCCTCCATGagcaccaccattacctccattATTCCCACCGTTGGAACCATCGTAGCCTCCACCCCCGTTACCATTGCCTTGTGGAGCGCCGAGGTGGAAGCTAACCGTTGCTTTGGCTACTCCATTTTGGTTGCCGTTGCCTGAACCTCCGTTAGAGCCACTGTGACCCCCGGCCCCGTTGCTTCCGTTTCCCCTTCCGTTGGAACCATAGCCTCCACCGttgcctccatttccccctccgttGGAACCATGGCCTCCTCCGttgcctccatttccccctccgttGGAACCATAACCTCCACCGctgcctccatttccccctccgttGGAACCGTAGCCTCCAGCGctgcctccatttccccctccgttGGAACCATGGCCTCCTCCGttgcctccatttccccctccgttGGAACCATAGCCTCCACCGctgcctccatttccccctcccttggAACCATGGCCTCCTCCGTTGCCTCCGAATGAGCCTTGGCCTCCGCTGCCTCCTCTGCCGCCCCCCTGGCCGCTGGCTCCACGGCCTGAGGAGCCGTATGCTCCGCCTCCGCTGCTGCCGAAGGAGCTGGGCATCGCCCAGCCGGAGGCCGCCACGACCGCCACAAACGCTACCACAACGATCAGCTTCTGTGGGTGAAAGTGGTATTACTGCATATGGATCTCTTGTTCGGAAATTATTCTTTACCAGCTTCTTTGTTTGctactttactttttttgtgaCAATGCTCATTAGCCCGTTCAGCTGCACTAAGATTATTATATACAAAGTCATTCCTTATACAGTAAAATTTCGTTAATTAGAAACTGCGATGAGCTTACCATAGTGCTGTTGACTGGACTACAGCAGACTGCTTACTTGCTGATAAGTCTTGCTGATGTGAGCTTTTATATCGATCATAGAACTCCATTCacacctcattcctctctcccatcccccccccccacccccccacccccgtcccggCTCACCCGACCCTCAATGGATCACCGCAACTGGAGATGGATGCCACTTTTAGTTTAGACTGCATAATCTTTGTTTGCAAGCTGCAAAGGAAGAATTTGCTGAATCTAAACAAATGCATCACAGTGATAAATGAAGGCTTACTATAGCTTCTGCACAGGAAAAGTGGCCACGAAACACGTGAAAAAGAACCGTTCAGAATATAGCGTATTGCAACGAACCAAGACCAAGAGACTGTTGTCAATGACGCCACACTTTCTTCAATTAGAAATCCATAAATATTCCGAACGCGAGGAGACTCGACCGCAGAGAAGAGGATTTACTGCTATTCAATTTAACCAGCAAACCGTCAACGGCAcaagacttaaaaaaaagaaaattgtatcCAGATTTCAGATTAGGGCAAACAAATTTGAAATTCACCTCTTTCTATTTCATGTCCTTTCGTAGTTACTTTatagacacatactcacacacacacacacacacacacacatatgtgtatatatatatatatatatatatatatatatatatatatatgcatataagtatctatctatctatctatctatctatatgtatatgtatgtgtgtgtgtatatacatatacatatatatacatatgtgtgtatgtatatatatatatatatatatatatatgtatatatatacatatgtatatatatgtatatatatacatatatatgtgtatatatatatatatttatatatgtatatatatatatatatatatatatatatgtgtgtgtgtgcgtgtgtgtgtgtgtgtgtgtgtgtgtgtgtgtgtgtacacatgtatatatatatacatatatatatatatatacacatgtacatatatatgtatatatatgtatatatatgtatgtatgtaggcaatttttttttttttcaaaaaaatatatatgtatacatgtatgtatatatgcatgtacgcatacacacacacagaacacaaacatatgcacacagcacaaacatacacacaacacgtacacacacacacacacatatatatatatatatatatatatatatatatatatatacatttatatatatataaatgtatatatacatatatatatataaatgtatatatacatatgtatatatatatatatatatatatatatatatatggaaaaattaCCTGACTACACTGCAACAttcttgtttatacacaccactctctgCTTCGCTAAACTGAAACCATTCAGATGTGTGTTTCAGACtcaaacatctttattattattattattattattattattattattattattattattacatccatTGTTCTTTATATTTAAAGTGGAAGTATGTTGCTTGAAACTTTTAAGGATAGCCCTTATTGACTTCTAAATTTACCTATATTAGAGAGACCATGCATTTGATGTATTGCTTTGATGTATTGCATAGAAACACTTTACACACctgtaaaaaaaaacttttttctttaaggATTATACATTCCGAGCCGTagttaattaaaatataaatcccaATCTGAGacgtacgtgaaatatatctggaaAAGATCGCAAACTGATTACCTAGCCGAAGAGGATCACTATGTATCTAATTAGAGGCATGCAAAACAAAAAGATGTTTCAATGGGATTCGCTAATGTTCCCGAAAAGGGCAAAAATGTTTGAAGATGAATCAAATTATGAGCCGAAATCtctacaatttcaatatacattgATACATCCTTTCTTACACTATACGGTCTTTTTCTTAATTAtgcaaaattaagaaaaaatatctagGATATTTTTTTCAGGTTACAAGACAACATCAAACCATATATTAGTGTTAGTAATATCACGGAGCTACAAAACagccttatatatgcatatacacacaaacacacatgtgtgtatatgtgtatatatatatatatataaatatatatatatatatatatatatatatatatatattcacacatatacgtaaatatacatatttatacacacacatatttatataaatatgcataagtgtttgtatatatttatgtatatgtatatatatatatatctatatatatatatatttatatatatgcgtgtgtatatatatatatatatatatatatatatatggatatatatatgcatatatgcatacacacacacacacacacacacacacacacacacacacacacacacacacgcatacatatatatatatatatatatatatatatatatatatatatatatatatatatatatatatataatattatatatatatatatattatatatatacatatattattatatatatataaatatatatatacatacacacactataatatgtatacatatatatatatatatatatatatatatatacatacacacacacactcataaatatgtatacatatatatatatatatatatatatatatatatatatatacacactcacacacacacacacacacacatatatatttatatatatatatatatatatatatatatatatatatatatatatatatatatatttatatatataaatatatatgtgtgtgtgtgtgtgtgtgtgtatgtatatttatatacacatatcaatatatatatatatatatatatatatatatatatatatgtatgtatatatatatatatgtatatatatacatatctacatatatatatatatatatatatatttatatgttatatatatatatataaatacacacacacacacacacgcacacacacacacatacacacacacatatatatatatatatatatatatatatatatacatatatatatgtatgtgtgtgtatttatatatgtatgtatatatatatatatatatgtgtgtatgtgtgtgtgtatttatatatgtatatatatatatatatatatatatatatatgtgcgtgcgtacataaatatatatatatatatatatatatatatatatatatatatatgtactcgttattccatctttcataaacatacctcagtacatctgacttaggatttgaattgctaaatcaattacAAATCAAGTGCCCACAGTGAATGCGTGTATACCTATCATTACtcaagtatgagtagataggtaatgtatatggagctagttagacccTAGTTGCACATTTCATTTaaagggtcgtgtggcatggttggtttagtattggccctccgggttcatacccggagtgacctaggttcgattcATGGTCAGGGGGGGTTGTtaattatcgatatcaatgcggcattgcatttttccatctttcatatatatataaatatatatatatatatatatatatatattatttatcatttatttacacacacagcgagaaaacaatcaaacacaagtGTCCTAGGGGTAGTCACCTCCGTGTGAAAAGTGTCAGCgcgctgaatcgcggttgattaggaagggcatccactcaggcatgagtggtactgccaaatgacctatCAATAATAAATTTGGAGAGCCCTAAATCTTGCAATGGAAGAactggctgttgaacaaacaaataaacaaacaaacacacacacacaatatatatatacacacatatttgtgcatgtgtatatacacatacgtgtgtatatatgtatatatacatatgtgtatgtatatatatgtttatatacatcatatacatgaaCTTGATCAAGAGGTGTATTTAGAGATACAGAAGGACCaatctacgtgtcttcaaggccttgatactgccagttttgctctgtggatgctatctagtgccttggagtctcgtcttgatgccttttgtaacaagtctcttcgccggatcatgggtgTACAGCTGGCAGGGCCACGTGTCCAATCGACGGCTACACCTTGAGGCCGGTATGAGACCTGTTaattgcataatctgggatcgaaaataactaatattttcttaatgaaaaacatatataatataatgcttTCAAAACAAGCACTTCAAAAATACGTTTTTCTGATTAACTGATAAATCATTAGATATCTTTTGCTGTTCATTTTAAAACATTTCCTCCTAATTAAAAATTCTACGATTATTTGGCCTTAAGATATTTATCAACGTTCACAtaatctatttccctttctttaaccGTAAAGTCTGCTACCTTTATACTGAAATTCGCATATTGACTTAGGAGAGTAAAAGCGGTCAACCTGAAGCTTTCCGTTGCCATGTATTTAAAATGCAGCCATTTGTGGCAATCAATCGTGTCCAAATATGATTTTCAGTGAACTGGAT from Penaeus chinensis breed Huanghai No. 1 chromosome 39, ASM1920278v2, whole genome shotgun sequence harbors:
- the LOC125046936 gene encoding keratin, type I cytoskeletal 10-like, with the translated sequence MKFVLVVLLIGVLALGVRARPDVSSFSSSSFGGHTSSSSSFVGHNSPGGSGGGGYRPSASTSAGGYGSSRGSASGTATINFNLGASKGGSRDGNGYGK
- the LOC125046550 gene encoding glycine-rich cell wall structural protein-like, with amino-acid sequence MKLIVVVAFVAVVAASGWAMPSSFGSSGGGAYGSSGRGASGQGGGRGGSGGQGSFGGNGGGHGSKGGGNGGSGGGYGSNGGGNGGNGGGHGSNGGGNGGSAGGYGSNGGGNGGSGGGYGSNGGGNGGNGGGHGSNGGGNGGNGGGYGSNGRGNGSNGAGGHSGSNGGSGNGNQNGVAKATVSFHLGAPQGNGNGGGGYDGSNGGNNGGNGGAHGGNNGGNGGGYGGSNGGNNGGNGGGYGGSNGGFNGGNNRGNGGGYGGSNGGFNGGNNGGNGGGYGGSNGGFNGGNNGGNGGGYGGSSGGFNGGNNGGNSGGYGGSNGGFNVGINGGNGGGHGGSNGGNNGGNGGAYGGSNGGFNGANNGGNGGSYGGSNGGNNGGNGGSYGGSNGGNNGGNGGAYGGSNGGNNGGNGGGYGGSNGGFNGGNNRGNGGAYGGSNGGNNGGNGGGHGGSSGGSGGGYGK